Part of the Cereibacter sphaeroides 2.4.1 genome, CGTCCGCACCGGTGAATAGAACCTTCAGGGCCATCAAAATCTCCGATCAATCAGCGCCGTCAGCCGGCGTCTTCAAAACAGCGGTGCCGGGCCCCAGGGGGGCCGGCCAATCATCCGGGAAAGAGGAAGCGTTGCACATCCGTTGCGGAACCGAAATTGTCCCGCAGATCCGTCCGGTCTAAATCGCCCGACATTCCCACGCCGAGATCATCGGGAAGGCCCGCGCGACTGTCAAGCGCGCAGACCCACTCCCGGCAGGCGGCCATGGCCCCGCCACGGAGCGGGCCGCACCAGCGCCGCCTGCCGCGCCTTCTCCTGCGCGATGAAGCCGTCGAGCAGCGCCTCCTCCCGCGCCATGTCCTCGGACCCGAGGGCGCGCGGCGGGCGCTCGGAATCGAGCGCCGCCCAGAGTGTGCCGAACCCGCCCGTCATCTCGCGCGCGGTCGCGGTGCGGTCGAGCAGCCGCGCCGCATGGAGCGACGCCCGCCCCTGCCGGTGCAGGAAGCGCGTCACCGCCCGTGCGTGCAGACGCGAGCGCCAGTTGCGCGCCCCGTCGAGAGGGCGCTCGCCCGCAGGCGCTTCGGCGGCCTCCGGATCGATGAGAACTTCGAGCTCGCGCATCTTGGCCAGATAGCGCGAAGCGGCCGCGCCCGGCAGCGGCTCGGCCTCCTGCGGAAGCGCGGCCTGCGGCACGAGCCGCCGCGCAAGCGTGCGCAGCCGCCCCACCCAGTCGACGCCCGCCTGCGCCTCGAGAACCAGCACGAGGCCCGGCAGGCGCCGGTCGGCCAGCGCCCGCGCCGCTTCCTCGCCGGCTCTCGTGCCTTCCGCCGCCACGAGCACCACCACCGAACTGCCGAGGCCCGCGAGCCGGCTTCTCAGCCGTGCTTCCTGTCCCGCGGCGAGCGTCAGGGCCACGACTGAGCGCGCGGCGGGAATGCGGCGGCACTCGACCGAGCGGACAGCGTGCAGGCGCACGCCCTCGGGCAGCAGGTCGTCGATCAGGAAGGGCGCGGCGCGGCTCATGCGGTCTCTCCGGCTGGGGGAAGACAAGGCTGCACCCGCGCCGGACAAACGCCGTGCGGGTGCGAGATCTGACTGGTCTCTTCCTCTGTCATGACGGCGCAACGCAGGCCCTGTCCGGCGGTTCCGCAGACCGGCCGTCAACCGACGGGACCGGCCGGGCCTGACCCCGGGGAACGAACGCGCCTTTCCCTCCGTTGCCCTTCCGATCAACGGGGAGAGGGCGCCAGATGCAGGACAGGCCGGTCGTGGTCATCACCGGAGGAACGGCGGGCGTGGGGCGTGCCCTCGCCAGAGCCTACGCGCACCGCGGCTGGCGCGTGGCGGTTCTGGCGCGCGGACAGGCGGGCCTCGCGGCCACCGCCGCCGACGTGGCCCGTGCCGGGGGCGAGCCCCTGACCCTTGCGGCAGATGTCGCGGACTCCGCCGCCGTCTTCGACGCGGCCGACCGCGTGGTGGCCCGCTGGGGCCGCATCGACCTCTGGATCAACAATGCGATGGTCACGGTCTTCGGCCCGGCCGAGCGCGCGACGCCCGAGGAATATGCCCGCGTCACCGCCGTGACCTACCTCGGCACCGTCCATGGCACGCTCGCGGCGCTGCGCCACATGCGCCCACGCGACCGCGGCACCATCCTTCAGATCGGCTCGGCGCTGGCCTACCGCTCGATCCCCCTGCAGGCCGCCTATTGCGCGGCGAAGGCCGCCTGCCGGGGCTTCACCGACTCGCTCCGGTCCGAGCTTCTGCATGAGAAGAGCCGCATCCGCCTCACCATGGCGCAGCTCCCGGCCGTCGATACGCCGCAGTTCGACTGGGCCCGCACCCATGTCCGCGGACGCCCGCAGCCCGTGCCCCCGATCCATACCCCCGAGGCCGTGGCCGAAGCGATCGCCGCCGCGGCCCGCACGGCCCCGCGCGAGATCTGGATCGGCGCGCCCTCGATGCAGGCGATCCTCGGCACGATGGTGGCGCCGGGCCTCATGGACCGGATGATGGCGCGCAGCGCCTGGGACAGCCAGATCGGTCCCGGAGACGCCCGCGCAGACAATCTCATGCAGCCGGTCGAGCGTGACATGGGCGCCGCAGGCCGCTTCGGCTCCGAAGCGTCCGACCGGGTCGCGAGCCTCTCCGGCCCCACCGTCCGCGCAGGCCTTGCGGCCGGCGGCGTGCTGGTCGCGGCCGCGGCCCTCACCGCCGCAGCGCTCCTCGCCCGCCGCCGCGACCCATGACCGTCACGCATACGTCATGCGTGAAATGCATGGCTGCCATTCCGCCCTGAACACGCGCCCCAGATTGTGAATTTCGATCCGGCCCGTTACCAAAGTTGCCGGCAGGCCGGGATCCGCACAACTTTCCGTCCTCCGAATGGCTTTTCAGGGAGGAGGGGCCCATGCTCGACGGTGTGGAGAACGACAGGATCCGGCATGTCGGCCTGCGCGAGCGCGTGACCAGCGCGGATGAGGCTGCGGCCCTGATCGAAGACGGCATGACGGTCGGCATGTCGGGCTTCACCCGCGCTGGCGAGGCCAAGGCGGTGCCGATGGCGCTCGCGGCCCGGGCGCGGCAGCATCCGCTGAAGATCACGCTGATGACCGGCGCCTCGCTCGGCAACGATCTCGACAAGACGCTGGCCGAGGCCCATGTCCTCGCCCGCCGCATCCCGTTCCAGTCCGATCCCGCGCTCCGCAAGGCGATCAACCGCGGCGAGGTGATGTTCATCGACCAGCATCTCTCCGAGACGGTCGAGATGCTGCGCACCCGCCAGCTGCCGCGCGTCGATGTGGCCGTGGTCGAGGCGGTGGCCATCACCGAGAACGGCGGCATCGTGCCCACGACCTCGGTCGGCAACTCCGCCTCCTTCGCCATCCTCGCCGAGAAGGTCATCGTCGAGATCAACCTCAGCCAGCCGGCCGAGCTCGAGGGGCTGCACGACATCTACATCCCCACCTACCGGCCGAACCGGATGCCGATCCCGGTGGTCACGCCCGAGAGCCGGGTCGGCCTGCCCTTCATCCCGATCCCGCCCGAGAAGATCGCGGCCATCGTCGTGACCGAGAAGCTCGACAGCTCGGCCACGATCCTCGACCCCGACGCCGACACCCGGGCCATCGCGGGCCATCTGACCGAGTTCCTGCTGCACGAGGTGCGCGCAGGACGGCTCGATCACACGCTCCAGCCGCTGCAGGCCGGGATCGGCACCATCGCGAACGCGGTGCTGCACGGGTTCATCGACACGCCGTTCCACGATCTGAAAATGTATTCCGAGGTCCTGCAGGACTCGACCTTCGACCTGTTCGACGCAGGCAAGATGCGCTTCGCCTCGGGCTCGTCGATCACCCTCTCGGCGCAGAAATACCAGCAGGTGCTGCCGCGGCTTGTCGAATACAAGCCGCGCCTGATCCTGCGCCCGCAGGAGATCTCGAACCACCCCGAGGTCGTCCGGCGCTTGGGCCTCATCTGCATCAACACCGCGCTCGAGTTCGACATCTACGGCAACGTGAACTCCACCCATGTGGGGGGCACGCAGATGATGAACGGGATCGGCGGCTCGGGCGATTTCGCGCGCAACGCCTATCTCTCGGTCTTCGTGACGAAATCGGTGGCCAAGCACGGGGCTGTCTCCTCCGTCGTGCCGATGGTGAGCCACGTCGACCATACCGAGCATGACGTGGACATCCTCGTGACCGAAGTGGGCCTTGCCGATCTGCGCGGCCTCGCCCCCCGCGAGCGGGCCGCCACGATCATCGCCAACTGCGTGCACCCGGACTACCGGCCGATGCTGCGCGACTATTACGACCGCGCCTGCCAGCGCGGCGGCCACACGCCGCATGTGCTGGAAGAGGCGCTGTCCTGGCATGTCCGGCTCGCCGAAACCGGCCGGATGATCTGACGCGCCGCCCCACGGTCAACCGGTCCCCTCGGCGGACTGCCGCGGCCGGACCATGAGGCGATCTCGCACATGCCGATGGAGCGGCCGGACGGCGTGCGACGATGAACGCCCGCGCGGCCGCCCCTTCGCGACGTGCCGCGGGGGCGCCGCAACGTCCGAAGCAGAAGAACGGTCCCTGCCGTTCCCGCCTCGGAACCGGCCTGCCGGATCAGGGCAGGCCCGGTCCCGCCCGGGTCTTCCACAGGAGCCGGCAGCCGGGATGCCCGTCCCCGTCAGGTCGCGGCGTCCCCCGTCGCCGGCTGTATCCTGCGCTTGGGCAGGCAGCCGGAGATGAAGCTTGCGATCCCGGGGGCAGGCAGCGGGCGCGAGAAGAAATAGCCCTGCGCCTCGTCCACCCCCTCGGCGATGGCGCAATCGAGCTGCGCCTGCGTCTCCACCCCCTCGACGGTGGTGCGCATGTCGAGGCTGCGTCCGAGCCCGGCCACCGCCTTCAGGATGGCCAGCGCCTCGCGCGCGTCGGGAAGGTCGCGGATGAAGGAGCGATCCACCTTGATCTTGTCGAAGGGGAAGCTGCGCAGATAGCCCAGCGACGAGTAGCCGGTGCCGAAATCGTCCATCACGATCTTCGCCCCCAGCGCCCGGAGATCCTGCAGCACGCCGATGTTCCGGTCGGTGGGGTCGAGCAACACGGATTCGGTGATCTCGAGCTGGAGCCGCTCGGGCGGCAGGCCCGAGGCGCGCAGCGCCGAGGCCACCTGATCGACCAGCGCCCCGCCATGGAACTGGAGCGGCGACAGGTTGACCGCCACCGACACGCTGTCCGGCCATCGGGCGGCCTGAGCGCAGGCCTCGTGCAGCACCCAGTCGCCCATGTCGCCGATGAGCCCCGCCTCTTCCGCAAGCGGGATGAACTGGTCGGGCGTGATCCAGCCCGCCCCCTTGCGATGCCAGCGCATCAGCGCCTCGCAGGCCGTGACCTGCCCGTCGCGCAACCCGATCAGCGGCTGGTAGAAGACCGAGAGTTCGCCCAGACCCAGCGCAGCCCGGAGCGCCGCCTTCATCTTCTGCCGGCTCTGAAGATGGGTGTCGGTCGCCTCGTCGAAGACACGGAAGGTGCCGCGTCCCGCCTGCTTGGCCGCATAGAGCGCCACATCGGCGTAGCGCATGATCTCCTCGGCGCTGTCGCCGTGCCCGCGGGCAAAGGCGATGCCCACGCTGGCGCCCACTTCGGGCACCGCACCCTCGAGATCGAAGGGCTTCGAGATGGCCGCGATCAGGCGGCGGGCCAGATCGCAGGCCTCCTGCTCGGAGCGGATCGGCGTCTGGATCACGGCAAACTCGTCCCCGCCCAGCCGCGCCACCGTGTCGGTGCTGCGCACCGAGGTGCGCAGCCGGTTGGCGACTTCGCACAGCACCTGATCGCCCACCGGGTGGCCGCGGGTGTCGTTCACCGTCTTGAACCCGTCGAGATCGAGCATCAGCACGGCAACCGACCGCTCCGGCGCGAGGCTCGCCACCGCCTCCTGATAGCAGTCGCCGAAATAATGCCGGTTGGGCAGGCCCGTCAGCATGTCGTGGCGCGCCATGTGAAAGACCTGGAGCTGCGCCATCACCCGGTCATCCTCGGCCTGACGGCGGGCGCTGATGTCGACGCAGCAGCCGATATAGCCGATGAAGGTGCCGTCGGCGAGGAGGCGGGGGTGACCCACGTCGATGACCCAGCACCACCCGCCATCCTTCCGTCGGATACGGAACTCGTTCGTGTAGGCGATGCGCCGGCGCATCGCCTCCCGCGTGATCGCCGCCGTGGCATCGCGGTCATCGGGATGAACGGCATCGATCCAGCCCGTCCCCAGAGCCTCGTCCAGCGACTGGCCGGTGGCACCGAGCCAGCTGCGGCTGACGAAGACGTTCCGCCCCTCGGTGTCCGTCACCCAGATCATCACCGGCGCATCGTCGGCGAAGGCGCGGAAGCGCGCTTCGCTCTCGCGCAGCTGCTCGACGGTGGTGCGCCTTTCGTGCACATCCTCGATGATGCCGAACCAGCGGTCCACCCGCTGATCCTGATCCCTCGGCCGGGCCACGATGCGCGCCCGGAACCAGCGGTAGGCACCGTCCGGCATCTGCAGCCGGTGCTCGGCATCGAAGGACTGCCCCCCCCGGACGGAGCGGATCCAGGCCCGTCGCAGGTCGCGCCGGTCGCAGGGATGCATCGCGGCCCACCAGGCATCGACATGCCGCGTGCCCGCAGGCAGCCCGGTGATCGCGACCAGCCGGTCGGAGAGATCCGAGAGCACCCCGTCGGCGGTGAAGCTGAAGGGCGCCACCGGATGCAGCTCGAGCAGATTGCGCAGATGTGCCTCGCGCTGGCGCAGAACGCCTTCGGTCTCGCGCAGATCGGTGATCTCGAAGAAGGTCACCACC contains:
- a CDS encoding sensor domain-containing protein — encoded protein: MTEMQSLRHRLIRQPGPVSGECWIAFFDGVAHPVLIKNAQGQVIFANRAACDLLGRDRSGLAGGAEHELVAGTQAEQIASFDAEAMRRGSVSAEQEMPGPRGVRRFLVSRRPAGEHLVVTFFEITDLRETEGVLRQREAHLRNLLELHPVAPFSFTADGVLSDLSDRLVAITGLPAGTRHVDAWWAAMHPCDRRDLRRAWIRSVRGGQSFDAEHRLQMPDGAYRWFRARIVARPRDQDQRVDRWFGIIEDVHERRTTVEQLRESEARFRAFADDAPVMIWVTDTEGRNVFVSRSWLGATGQSLDEALGTGWIDAVHPDDRDATAAITREAMRRRIAYTNEFRIRRKDGGWCWVIDVGHPRLLADGTFIGYIGCCVDISARRQAEDDRVMAQLQVFHMARHDMLTGLPNRHYFGDCYQEAVASLAPERSVAVLMLDLDGFKTVNDTRGHPVGDQVLCEVANRLRTSVRSTDTVARLGGDEFAVIQTPIRSEQEACDLARRLIAAISKPFDLEGAVPEVGASVGIAFARGHGDSAEEIMRYADVALYAAKQAGRGTFRVFDEATDTHLQSRQKMKAALRAALGLGELSVFYQPLIGLRDGQVTACEALMRWHRKGAGWITPDQFIPLAEEAGLIGDMGDWVLHEACAQAARWPDSVSVAVNLSPLQFHGGALVDQVASALRASGLPPERLQLEITESVLLDPTDRNIGVLQDLRALGAKIVMDDFGTGYSSLGYLRSFPFDKIKVDRSFIRDLPDAREALAILKAVAGLGRSLDMRTTVEGVETQAQLDCAIAEGVDEAQGYFFSRPLPAPGIASFISGCLPKRRIQPATGDAAT
- a CDS encoding acetyl-CoA hydrolase/transferase family protein encodes the protein MLDGVENDRIRHVGLRERVTSADEAAALIEDGMTVGMSGFTRAGEAKAVPMALAARARQHPLKITLMTGASLGNDLDKTLAEAHVLARRIPFQSDPALRKAINRGEVMFIDQHLSETVEMLRTRQLPRVDVAVVEAVAITENGGIVPTTSVGNSASFAILAEKVIVEINLSQPAELEGLHDIYIPTYRPNRMPIPVVTPESRVGLPFIPIPPEKIAAIVVTEKLDSSATILDPDADTRAIAGHLTEFLLHEVRAGRLDHTLQPLQAGIGTIANAVLHGFIDTPFHDLKMYSEVLQDSTFDLFDAGKMRFASGSSITLSAQKYQQVLPRLVEYKPRLILRPQEISNHPEVVRRLGLICINTALEFDIYGNVNSTHVGGTQMMNGIGGSGDFARNAYLSVFVTKSVAKHGAVSSVVPMVSHVDHTEHDVDILVTEVGLADLRGLAPRERAATIIANCVHPDYRPMLRDYYDRACQRGGHTPHVLEEALSWHVRLAETGRMI
- a CDS encoding SDR family oxidoreductase, translated to MQDRPVVVITGGTAGVGRALARAYAHRGWRVAVLARGQAGLAATAADVARAGGEPLTLAADVADSAAVFDAADRVVARWGRIDLWINNAMVTVFGPAERATPEEYARVTAVTYLGTVHGTLAALRHMRPRDRGTILQIGSALAYRSIPLQAAYCAAKAACRGFTDSLRSELLHEKSRIRLTMAQLPAVDTPQFDWARTHVRGRPQPVPPIHTPEAVAEAIAAAARTAPREIWIGAPSMQAILGTMVAPGLMDRMMARSAWDSQIGPGDARADNLMQPVERDMGAAGRFGSEASDRVASLSGPTVRAGLAAGGVLVAAAALTAAALLARRRDP